GAGAAAAAAGAAATACGATTGCTACAAGAAGAGATAAAACAAAAAACAAAAAGGACAGCACCGCACCGCTCATCACTTTCGCTTCTTCTTCTCCGATCTTCCCGGACTCCGAGTAAAGAGGCATAAAGGATTGGGAAAGAGTTCCTTCCGCAAGAAGGTTTCGAAACATATTCGGAAGACGATACGCCACCGAAAACGCGGAAGCAACCATTCCGGTTCCGAAAGAAACCGCCATAAAATGATCCCGAATCAGTCCTAAAATTCTAGATAAAAATGTGTAAAAAGAAAGTGCAATACTTCGCGATGCGGCGTTGGACAATTCTCAAGTTCCTATAAGTTTTTCTAAGTATCGAACTCCGTCCATAGTGTTCAAGTCAAACTGAATCTGACAAGCCGGACACCGGTATCTTCCGGGTTTTGAAACTCGAATTCTCGAAGAACAAGCCCCGCAATAAATAATTCTTTTGGGGAAATTCCTTTCGGTTTGAATCGCTTTTTCAAAAACGGACTTTACCGAATATACTTCGGAACTTTTATCCGAAACGAAAGACTCTGTTACATCGGATAAGGAAGAATTCTCAGAAAATACCGAAACTTCTTCTTGAGAAATAGAAGGTTCTTTCTTCTCCTTTTCTTCGTTTAAAAACGCCCGCAATCTTTGAGATTGACTAGAAATACCGTGAGGATCTTCAGTTTTTAAAGTCTCCGGTTCGGAAATTTTTTGAGTCTTATCCGATTCGATCTCAAGTTCGGGAACGGTCTGAATCTCCGGAACATACGAGCGGGAACCACGAGGAGCCGCGCCTTTTGGAGAAGAACCGGAAGAGTAGAACTGTACAGGAGAATTTCTTTTGATCCTTGAAGTTGAAGTCGAAGCGGGTCGATTCCTTCTCCGGTCCTGAATTTTGATCAAAGAAAGATATTCCTCGGCGCGTTGAGGATCCTCAAAAAAAGCGATCGATCTACCGAAACCTAAAAAGCTCAAAAGGGTTTTGCATTCTTCGTTGAACGCGCAATAAGCAGAAGATGCTCCTCTGTTTTTCAAGAAGTTCTCGAATCTTGCAAGAACGCAGATCCCTTCGGATTCTATATATTCCAACTCTTCGCAAGAGAATAAAAATTTGCGAATCCCCTCTTCCCATTTCGATTTCAAATAGGAATAAAAATCCTCCGCACTCACAGAGTCCAAATGTCCTCTAAGTTTGAGTTTGAGAATGTCTCCGGAAAGTCTGGATCTGATTTCCACTTCTGTATCTTACCCTAAATAAATCGCGTCCAAAACTTTTTCAGCGGCAATGTCCGGATTGAATTGAGAAATGATCGGCTCCGTTTGCGCCGCTTCAACCTTTTGTTGTTGAATAGTCGATTCAGTCTCGGAATAGGAAACCGCTTGAATTGATTCGACCGGAGCGGCAACGGGTGTCGTTTGCACGGAAGCGACCTCGACGTTTTCCGTAGGACTTCCCAGACTTCCGGGAAAAACGACCGAATCCAACGGACTGGATTTTTTTACAAGAACGGGAACGTGAGTCGAGTTTGTATGAGAAACCTTTTCCACAAGTGGCTTGGAATTCCTATCCGGAACCAATTTTTTTGTGGGATTGCCCAAGGTTAGTAAGAGATAGATACATTCCAAGAACACAGCGGCACCGAGAGCGATCAAAGAATCATTTCGAAGAAGCCATTCCAAAAGTTCCGTTTGCCGAAAGACGAACTTCCGAAAATTACCTCGATCATAGATCATATGAATCGCCGCCACCCTCTCTAATTTCACGGGGTGATAAACTGCCGCGGAAAGAAGAATTTCAGGTTCGTTGATCTCCGGAAAAAAACTTTCGAACTTAGAAAAGAAAATACTCTTAGAAGCTTCCTCCTTTTTTCTCAAAAGGACCGGAATGCCAATCTGCCACTTACGAAGACGAAAAGCTCTCGTATATAAAGAATCCTGATACAAGGCAACCGGCTTTCTTTTTTTTAAGTTTTCCCCGAGATATTCTGAATTGGAATGAGCGAGAACAATTCCCACCTCGTTTGTCAAAAAGATCTCTTTGATCGCGTAACCATCGGTGTCTTTGTCGGAAAGTTTAACCAATCTGGAAAAAACGAAGTTCATATCGTCGTAAGAACCGTCTGCGCCGGAATTTTCGGCCGCTTTTGCAAGAGTGCCCAATGTATCCCTGGCTCGATTATCCGAACCGACTTTCAAAAGTTCAAAGGAGGCCAAAGAAGATTCCAAAAAGGACCATACAACGGCTCCGAGTGCAATTGATTCGCAAACGATCAACAGCAACAGAAAATAGAACATGCTTTTGAAAATTCTCACTCTGAGACCTCTATCCAAACAAATCGGTAGAAAAGAGATTTTCTCTTGAGGAGAAAAAAGAATTCCAACTCACTTTTCGTCGAAAACAAACGATTTTGAAGAATTCGGAATGATCTCTAAAATCTTATTTTCTCCTAAGAATCGTCATATTACAGGGTTAATTTCGAAATAGGTTCCAGAAAAGAACCCAAATTCGTTTTCATAAGAGAAATAAATTGGTTCCTCTTAGTAAAATCGAGACCGAGTTTTTCCACGCTGGTCATATCGGTCCAATTTCTACCGCAAGGATTGATACAACGAAAAGCTGTAAAATCGTTATTCAAATTGAACGCGACCCCATGACTCGTAAAAAAGGATTTAAAGTTCACGCCGATAGAACAGATCTTCTTGGAAGGATTCGATTCGAGATACAAACCGGGAGAATCCGAATCGGTGATCAGATTCAAACCCCAGGTTACACGAGCAGAATCGATTACGGACTGAAGCAAATTCTCCAGATAAGAACGGATCGAGAGATTTCTTTTTTTTAAGTCCACGTGAGAATAAATGACGAGCTGACCGGGTTCGTGAGCCGTAAAATCCCCGCCTCTTTGGATAAAGTGGACCTGAATTCCCTGAGATTCTAGAAATTCCCTTCCCAAGAGAAGATTCTCCGGATTATAATTGATTCCGCGGGTGATTGTGGAAGCATGTTCCAAAAATAGAATACATTCCCTCCGGAACTTTCGCAGTTTTTCCTGCATTTCCAAGTAACGGAGGTAAGGAATTTTTTTCCGAAATTCGACCATTCTCACAAGATTCTTTATATGGAAAAACTCTTAGAAGTCATCTCTTTTATCCTTCAGAAATCTCCTAACGGAAGAGACCGCCTATCCCTTTCCAAGCTGATTTACTATGCGGACGGGGTTTATTTTCAGAAGAACGCAAAACTCATCACAAATCAGACATACATTCATTTGGAGGACTCCCCCTGTGCCTTGGATTTCCAATCGGCTTTGCTTCATCTAAGGAAAAGCGGTCTAATTGATATACAACCCAAATTGACGGAAAAAGGGATCTCCGGATTTCAAATCGTCTGGACGGGGGAACCGGGAGAAGAAGCCATCGACCTCAATCGGCAGGAAAAAAGAATCATTCGTAAAGTTTTGGAAAACTTCAAAAATGCGGTTTATGACGAGAATCGCGTATATCCGAACCTGTACGAAAACTATATCATTTCCCCTCTTTTTGCGGAAATTCCATTTAGTATGGATACTTTAAATACCAAAATTCACTTTTTTAAGAGGAAAACGCTTTTAAATATCTCCGGTAAAATTTTTAAGGTACTATTTAGCGAGTAAGTAGCGGGGCCCTAAAATGCAGATAACCGTAATGAAAGGTAAAATTCACCGGGCTACGGTAACGGACGCGGATTTAAATTACGAAGGCAGTCTGACCGTGGATATGGACCTTGTAGACGCTGCAGGAATGCGCGTTTATGAAAAGGTTTCCGTGGTAAACGTAAACAACGGCGCTCGTTTTGAAACCTATATCATCGAAGGAAAGCGAGGTTCCGGAGAAATTTGTCTGAACGGAGCGGCCGCAAGACTCGGTATGAAAGGCGACAAAGTCATTATCATCACCTATGCCCAAGTGGAAGAAACAGAACTTCCTCCCAACTACACTCCCAAAGTAGTCCACGTTGACGAAAATAATCGAAAACGTTAATTTTTACCAAAAAACGGCTTTCCCAATCTAAGTTCAGGCTTTTTAAAGGCCGATATAAATTAGTAAGAATTCGATCGGACCAGAATAATTATGAAACCTTTTTTAAGAATCCTTGTTTGCCTGCTATTTCTTTTCGTTGGCCAAATGACCTTTAGCCAGAACGCAGAAAAACCCGATCCGAACAAAAAGGACGGAGGAACAGAATACTATCCGTTGGCGTATTACGACGAGCGCCTCGCTGTTAAGAATATTTCCTTCTTTCGCAGACATTCGGACAATGGTAAGGGAGAATTTCTGGACGTAATGGTGGAAATGGAAAATCGAAACTTCGACGCCGCAAAGTTTTCCATTTATATTTTAGCAGTGAACGAAACAACTGCTGTAAGTGCCGAAAAAAGGGATCTCGTTCCTTTTCCAAAATGGAGGGGATATGACGCAGAAAATAGCACGCTTGTAATCAATTTTCAAAACTTAATGCCTCAGAAGTTAGATTCTAAATCCGTTTGGGGAGAAGAAAAATACAACAAGGCAAAAAAGGATTACGACGATCGTATCGCTCGAGGTGAAATTGTAAAGATGTCGCTTCCGGCACTAACCGAAATCATCACTTATCTCACCAATCATTCGGAAAATGCACTCGAGTTTACAATCTATGGAGAACAAGGACCGAAAAAAGATCAAGTTCTCATCAGTAATTTCGTGGATCAAACCGAAGAGGAAAAAAAGAAACAAGCTCACGAATCGCTGAACAAACATACTTACACGATTTATAATGCGAAGTATAAGACGACCCTGATGTCTCACCATTACACGGAATACAGACCCGGCTATCTAACCTACAACAAGATTGTAATCTTAATTTTCAATCCTTTGAAAGAAAAGAACAAACTAGTTTATAGAAAATTCATAGACGTTGGCAAAGTCAAACTTCTCAATTAAATACTTTTTAATATAGGCGGAAATTTTCCGCCTATTCGATTTCCTTTCCTTTTTTTCAAGCATAGAAATACAATCATGTTGCCATACATCGGCAAAAGATCCGTATCAACAAGAATAACGGAAGTTGCCAAACTATTAGATTAAACTAACGTGAGTTCGGCGTAACAAATGCGAAAGCGATTCTATGTTTCGATCCGTAGAGAGGTCCCACAAATTAAGAAGGCTTTTGGAATAATAAGGATCAAAAACTGATATTTTTCAAGTGTTCCGACAAGAATGATACTTTTTACTTGCAAAAAGTATCATTTTCTGATAGAGAAAAATCTCCCGAGTTTTCCTTCCCGCCTCCAGGCTCAATGATTTGCTCCCTACGGGTCGCTCATCACCCACCACCCAAAATCAGGGGAAACTCAGGCACAACGCTTCCTAAGGGTCGCGTTGTGGAGCGATCGTTTTACAGAAGATTGTCGGAATTCCGACAGATTTATCTTCGGATTCAAGTATTTATGGGTTGGTATGTTAGAGAGCAACACTTTAGTTTCTTATTCGCCCAAACTTTCTTACGACCTGCTCACGTTAAACTAAGAAAATTAGAAAAAACTTTTCTAAGAGTTTATTCCAAAACATTAGAAAAATCAGTTACAATCATTCGGTAAGTTCGTAATAAAAAATGTAGGAGTTCCCACATTTTTGTGAAACTCAGCGTCTCGCTTCTATGGGCGCTCGATAGAACTCAGCGTCTCGCTTCTATGGACGCTCGACAGGATTTGGGACAGATTCTAAAAGAAATTTCGTCTTACTCTTTTTAAAGAATACTTAGAGAAAATCTCTATAAAACGAATTTTTATTGAATGATGGTTACTAAAGCGGCATTTCATACAGAAATTTAATTTTAGAGCCGTTATTTTTGGATTTTATAAAGTTTTATTCAAAAGATTCTTTTACATTCAAAACAAAAAACATGGATAAAGAATAAAAAAGATTCTACGGAAACTTTCAAGAAGACTTTGGCTGTTTCTGATAACGCTCGATACTCTCCGGCGCATAACGTGTAGACCAATCGACCTCGTTCATATTTTTTTCAACCCAACCGGTGCCATGATCCCAGCGCCCATCAGAAAGAAAATCAAAGAAATAGGAAGAATTCATATATCGATACGAATCCATAATATCGAGAATGTCCCGTTTTACCGGAAAACTCTGGGCGTTTTCGCTTTCAGAAAAGAAGCTATTGTCCATCGGCTCAATCTTAAGAACCGGTTCCGGGACTGTCCATCCTTTTATTATGTTCGCATCGATCCCTCGTCCCAAAGCGTTAATTGAGTCTCTTTTTGTGCACGGTCCGTATGTTCCGGATCTGCTCCGTCTTTTTGATTTTTTTTGGTATGAAACAACTCCTGACGTCGTTTTCTCGTTTTCTGAGCCTCTTCCAAAATTCCCTCCAATTTTTCTTCTAAAAAATAACGAAGTTGCCGGTCGATTTCGTTTTCTGTTTTTCTGACCAAAGCCATCTTTACCCCCCAGCATCCGATCTCGGATACTGGGAAAAGAATACAAAATACCCCGGACAAAGATTTTCGGAAAGACTGGATTTATTTGGGAAACGCGGAAAAAATTGTTCTGAAACGGGCAAAGTAAATGCTAAACATACCGGAACTTACAGAAACTCTCCTCAGCGGAAAAGACATAGATATCGAATATAAATTTGTGTCCGAGGAAGACCACCAACAACTCTATAATTTATTGCTTAATATTCTCGGAAAGATAGACAGACTTTTTTTAACGGAAGTCATTTCCACGATCCTAAAAGAAATTCTGATGAACGCGAACAAAGCGAACGCAAAGCGGATTTACTTTCTCAAAAAGGATCTAGATATTCATAATCCGGACCATTATTCGAAAGGAATGAAAACCTTTCAACAGGAGATAACGCATCATTGGGACGAACAGAAGGAGATTTTGCAGAACAGCGGTTTTCAAATTCACTTTCGCGCGAAGATGGTGAATAACAATTTCGCGATTTTGGTGGAAAACGATTCCGCTCTTTTGCCACAGGAACTAGATAGAATCAAAAAAAGAATAGAATCCGCTAAAAAATACAATGATCTTTCCGATGCGTTTATGGACATATCCGACTCTCAGGAAAGCGCGGGACTCGGTTTGGTTTTGATTCAACTCCTTTTGAAAAACTCTGGGATCGGTTCTGACAAATTCAAGATCGATACGGACGGGAAATTGACAAGAGCCACCCTTGTAGTACCTCAACAAATCGTTCCGATCGAAATCACCACAAAACTCAAAGAAAAAATTCTGATAGAGATAGAAGGATTACCCCCACTTCCGAACACTCTCACTAGAATCATCTCGTTGTGCAACAATCCGGATTCCGATCTTGGAATTATTGCAAACGAAATCGAAAAAAATCCGGCGCTCAGCGTAGACTTGTTAAAACTTTCCAACTCGGCGGGATTCGCGAGCAGAAATAAGGTCAACACGATCGTTCAAGCTGTTAAGGTAGTCGGCCTTAAGAACGTAAGAAATCTTCTCTATGTTTCGGGAGTGAGAAAGATCATGGACGGACGTTATGCGAAATTACAAGAAGTGTGGAACCATTCCAATATGTGTAGCTTTTTCATTCGTCAAATAGCGGGCAGAGGTGGAATGAGTAGGGTCGCGGATATTGCCGCCGCCGGAGCTCTACTTCACGATTTGGGAAAATTCATCCTACTTTCACTCAATCAGAAGTTATTCATAAAACTCACAAATTATCAAAAAGATCGGGACTTCGGAAGCTCCACCATTTTAGAGGAAATTTCAATCGGAATTTCCCATCCTACATTAGGCGCTCTTTTGGCTAAAAAATGGGACTTTCCTCCGGATCTAGTTCAAATGATCGAATTTCACCATAGACCTTTTATGAACGTAGACAGCGTGTATCACGACTTAGTGGAACTCGTTTATCTCGCCAATATGATGATGGATTATATCGATAAGAAAGCTTCCTTTTTCACGATAGACGAAACTATACTTCGTAAATACGATTTTGCAGATAAGAAAACATTCGAAGAAACCTGCGAGAAACTAAGAAAGTTATACGAAATTGCGAAAATGGAGAACTAAGGCCGTTTGAAAAACGATTCTTTATTGTCCATCGAGAAAATCAGTTATAGACCGACTGGAAAAACGATTTTAGATTCGGTGAGCTTTGAAATCAAAACAAACGAACACTGCGTTCTTTTGGGAAGAAATGGAGCCGGAAAAAGTACTCTTGTCAATCTGATCTACGGTATGATCTGGGCTACCTCCGGTAAAATCCGATTGTTTCAAGAGATCTACGGAGAAATACCAATCCAGGATTTGAGAAAACGAATCGGTATCCTGGACTCCTCCCAACAAGAGAATTCACTTCAAAGAAAACTTACGGTAAAGGATGTAATACTAACAGGACTCTTTCACACGATCGGTTATTACCGTGGCCCATCCCCGGAAGAAGAAGCCAAAACGTTACAGATCCTAAAAGATGCGAATCTATCCTCCAAAAAAGATCAGCTCTATACCACTCTCTCCTCCGGCGAA
The nucleotide sequence above comes from Leptospira weilii. Encoded proteins:
- a CDS encoding STAS domain-containing protein — translated: MEIRSRLSGDILKLKLRGHLDSVSAEDFYSYLKSKWEEGIRKFLFSCEELEYIESEGICVLARFENFLKNRGASSAYCAFNEECKTLLSFLGFGRSIAFFEDPQRAEEYLSLIKIQDRRRNRPASTSTSRIKRNSPVQFYSSGSSPKGAAPRGSRSYVPEIQTVPELEIESDKTQKISEPETLKTEDPHGISSQSQRLRAFLNEEKEKKEPSISQEEVSVFSENSSLSDVTESFVSDKSSEVYSVKSVFEKAIQTERNFPKRIIYCGACSSRIRVSKPGRYRCPACQIQFDLNTMDGVRYLEKLIGT
- a CDS encoding LIC_12071 family protein, with translation MFYFLLLLIVCESIALGAVVWSFLESSLASFELLKVGSDNRARDTLGTLAKAAENSGADGSYDDMNFVFSRLVKLSDKDTDGYAIKEIFLTNEVGIVLAHSNSEYLGENLKKRKPVALYQDSLYTRAFRLRKWQIGIPVLLRKKEEASKSIFFSKFESFFPEINEPEILLSAAVYHPVKLERVAAIHMIYDRGNFRKFVFRQTELLEWLLRNDSLIALGAAVFLECIYLLLTLGNPTKKLVPDRNSKPLVEKVSHTNSTHVPVLVKKSSPLDSVVFPGSLGSPTENVEVASVQTTPVAAPVESIQAVSYSETESTIQQQKVEAAQTEPIISQFNPDIAAEKVLDAIYLG
- the lipB gene encoding lipoyl(octanoyl) transferase LipB; amino-acid sequence: MVEFRKKIPYLRYLEMQEKLRKFRRECILFLEHASTITRGINYNPENLLLGREFLESQGIQVHFIQRGGDFTAHEPGQLVIYSHVDLKKRNLSIRSYLENLLQSVIDSARVTWGLNLITDSDSPGLYLESNPSKKICSIGVNFKSFFTSHGVAFNLNNDFTAFRCINPCGRNWTDMTSVEKLGLDFTKRNQFISLMKTNLGSFLEPISKLTL
- a CDS encoding type II toxin-antitoxin system antitoxin SocA domain-containing protein; translated protein: MEKLLEVISFILQKSPNGRDRLSLSKLIYYADGVYFQKNAKLITNQTYIHLEDSPCALDFQSALLHLRKSGLIDIQPKLTEKGISGFQIVWTGEPGEEAIDLNRQEKRIIRKVLENFKNAVYDENRVYPNLYENYIISPLFAEIPFSMDTLNTKIHFFKRKTLLNISGKIFKVLFSE
- the panD gene encoding aspartate 1-decarboxylase; amino-acid sequence: MKGKIHRATVTDADLNYEGSLTVDMDLVDAAGMRVYEKVSVVNVNNGARFETYIIEGKRGSGEICLNGAAARLGMKGDKVIIITYAQVEETELPPNYTPKVVHVDENNRKR
- a CDS encoding HDOD domain-containing protein, giving the protein MLNIPELTETLLSGKDIDIEYKFVSEEDHQQLYNLLLNILGKIDRLFLTEVISTILKEILMNANKANAKRIYFLKKDLDIHNPDHYSKGMKTFQQEITHHWDEQKEILQNSGFQIHFRAKMVNNNFAILVENDSALLPQELDRIKKRIESAKKYNDLSDAFMDISDSQESAGLGLVLIQLLLKNSGIGSDKFKIDTDGKLTRATLVVPQQIVPIEITTKLKEKILIEIEGLPPLPNTLTRIISLCNNPDSDLGIIANEIEKNPALSVDLLKLSNSAGFASRNKVNTIVQAVKVVGLKNVRNLLYVSGVRKIMDGRYAKLQEVWNHSNMCSFFIRQIAGRGGMSRVADIAAAGALLHDLGKFILLSLNQKLFIKLTNYQKDRDFGSSTILEEISIGISHPTLGALLAKKWDFPPDLVQMIEFHHRPFMNVDSVYHDLVELVYLANMMMDYIDKKASFFTIDETILRKYDFADKKTFEETCEKLRKLYEIAKMEN
- a CDS encoding ABC transporter ATP-binding protein is translated as MKNDSLLSIEKISYRPTGKTILDSVSFEIKTNEHCVLLGRNGAGKSTLVNLIYGMIWATSGKIRLFQEIYGEIPIQDLRKRIGILDSSQQENSLQRKLTVKDVILTGLFHTIGYYRGPSPEEEAKTLQILKDANLSSKKDQLYTTLSSGEKKKILFLRSLANEPDFLIMDEPCSSLDLTAREDFLGFLKEYHSKKKFTSLYITHRPEEIPEFYSQAVLLKDGKVIHFGPIEECFTEKNLKDLYDIPLQVQKIEGTWSVIPKRK